From the genome of Cynocephalus volans isolate mCynVol1 chromosome 14, mCynVol1.pri, whole genome shotgun sequence, one region includes:
- the PEX13 gene encoding peroxisome biogenesis factor 13, whose product MASQPPPPPKPWETRRIPGTGPGPGPGPTFQSADLGPNLLTRSGQPTLTRVPPPILPRPSQQTGSSSVNTFRPAYSSLSSGYGAYGNSFYGSYSPYSYGYNGLGYNRLRVDDLPPSRFVQQAEESSRGAFQSIESIVHAFASVSMMMDATFSAVYNSFRAVLDVANHFSRLKIHFTKVFSAFALVRTIRYLYRRIQRIMGLRRGSENEDLWAESEGTVAHLGAEHQAANSAKSWPIFLFFAVVLGGPYLIWKLLSTYSDEVTDNINWASGEDDHVVARAEYDFAAVSEEEISFRAGDMLNLALKEQQPKVRGWLLASLDGQTTGLIPANYVKILGKRRGRKTVESSKISKQQQSFTNPTLIKGATAADSLDEQEAAFESVFVETNKVPVAPDSTGNSGDKQGL is encoded by the exons ATCTGCTGATTTAGGTCCTAATTTATTGACAAGATCTGGACAACCAACACTTACCAGAGTGCCCCCACCTATTCTTCCAAGGCCATCACAGCAAACAGGAAGCAGCAGTGTGAACACTTTCAGACCTGCTTACAGTTCATTATCTTCTGGATACGGTGCTTATGGAAATTCATTTTATGGAAGCTATAGCCCTTACAGCTATGGATATAATGGGTTGGGCTATAACCGCCTCCGTGTAGATGATCTTCCACCTAGTAGATTTGTTCAACAAGCTGAAGAAAGCAGCAGAGGTGCATTTCAGTCCATTGAAAGTATCGTGCATGCATTTGCCTCTGTCAGTATGATGATGGATGCTACCTTTTCAGCTGTCTATAACAGTTTCAGGGCTGTACTGGATGTAGCAAATCACTTTTCCCGATTAAAAATACACTTTACAAAGGTTTTTTCAGCTTTTGCATTAGTTAGGACTATAAGGTATCTTTACAGACGGATCCAGAGGATAATGGGTTTAAGAAGAGGCTCTGAGAATGAAGACCTGTGGGCAGAAAGTGAAGGAACTGTGGCTCACCTGGGTGCTGAGCACCAAGCAGCTAACTCAGCAAAATCTTGGCcaattttcttgttctttgctgTTGTCCTTGGTGGTCCTTACCTCATCTGGAAACTGCTGTCTACCTACAGTGATGAAGTAACAG ACAACATCAACTGGGCAAGTGGTGAGGATGACCATGTAGTTGCTAGAGCAGAATATGATTTTGCTGCTgtatctgaagaagaaatttctTTCCGTGCTGGTGATATGCTAAACTTAGCTCTCAAAG aaCAACAACCCAAAGTGCGTGGTTGGCTTCTGGCTAGTCTTGATGGTCAAACAACAGGACTTATACCTGCAAATTATGTCAAAATTCTTGGTAAAAGAAGAGGTAGAAAAACAGTGGAATCAAGTAAAATTTCCAAGCAACAGCAGTCTTTTACCAACCCAACACTAATTAAAGGAGCCACAGCTGCTGATTCTTTGGATGAACAGGAAGCTGCCTTTGAATCTGTTTTTGTTGAAACTAATAAGGTTCCAGTTGCACCTGACTCCACTGGGAACAGTGGAGATAAACAAGGTCTTTGA